The proteins below come from a single Ptychodera flava strain L36383 chromosome 6, AS_Pfla_20210202, whole genome shotgun sequence genomic window:
- the LOC139134634 gene encoding tRNA-dihydrouridine(20a/20b) synthase [NAD(P)+]-like, translating into MSCQLTDDHIDHDGTSPSKISVQELLKQDDVLKICAPMVRYSKLAFRTLVRRYGCDVAFTPMIVSDSFIKSTKARDIEFSTNSGDRPLIVQFAANNAKDLADAAEIIAPYADGVDLNCGCPQRWAMAEGYGAHLLKYPELVKDMVTQTRSRVQDENFSVSIKIRLRFNLRDTVDFCQQAERAGVSWITVHGRTSEQRTEPVNYDDIKVVKDSVSIPVVANGDIRSLEDVQRVKEHTGVNGVMAARGILQNPAMYAGYEHTPVKCIQDWVDIALETGTPFQCFHHHLIQMMDHVTCKADKRIFNTLTSVPAILDYLSDNYGIKYNPRRHSGKLNHQTINWDDCS; encoded by the exons ATGAGTTGCCAACTGACAGATGATCACATAGATCACGATGGAACGAGCCCGTCGAAAATATCTGTACAAGAGTTGTTGAAGCAAGatgatgttttgaaaatatgtgcTCCGATGGTACGATATTCCAA GTTGGCATTCAGAACTCTTGTCAGAAG GTATGGATGTGATGTGGCGTTCACTCCGATGATTGTGTCAGACTCGTTTATCAAATCAACTAAAGCCAGAGatattgaattttcaacaaactcAG GAGACAGACCATTAATTGTGCAGTTTGCAGCCAACAATGCCAAAGATCTGGCCGATGCAGCAGAGATCATTGCTCC ATATGCAGATGGAGTTGACTTGAATTGTGGATGTCCACAGAG ATGGGCAATGGCTGAAGGTTATGGAGCACATTTACTGAAATATCCAGAGTTGGTCAAAGATATGGTTACACAAACCAGGAGTAGAGTTCAGGATGAAAACTTCTCAGTATCAATAAAAATACGACTCCGGTTTAATCTCAG GGATACTGTTGATTTCTGCCAGCAAGCAGAACGAGCTGGTGTCTCCTGGATTACAGTCCATGGTAGAACCAGTGAACAACGCACAGAACCAGTCAATTATGATGACATCAAAGTTGTCAAAGACAGTGTATCTATTCCTGTTGTTGCCAATGGCGACATCAGATCATTGGAGGATGTTCAGAGGGTGAAAGAGCACACAGGGGTCAATG gaGTAATGGCAGCCAGGGGGATTCTGCAAAATCCTGCAATGTATGCTGGGTATGAACATACACCTGTAAAATGTATACAAGACTGG GTGGATATAGCGCTGGAAACAGGAACACCCTTCCAATGTTTTCACCATCACCTTATACAAATGATGGACCATGTCACCTGCAAGGCTGATAAGAGAATTTTCAACACCTTGACTAGTGTGCCGGCCATTTTGGACTATCTCAGTGATAACTATGGCATCAAGTATAATCCAAGGAGACACTCTGGAAAACTGAATCATCAGACTATCAACTGGGACGACTGTTCTTGA